One genomic segment of Pseudomonas sp. p1(2021b) includes these proteins:
- a CDS encoding arginyltransferase: MTELARLKFYATQPHACSYLPDEQATTLFLDPSQPMDVHVYADLSEMGFRRSGDHLYRPHCQHCNACVPARIPAARFIPNRQQRRILKRNADLTVTAARPAFREEYFDLYRRYIEQRHADGDMYPPSRDQFSTFLVRDLPFCWFYEFRLEGRLMAVAVCDLLPNGLSAVYTFYEPEEERRSLGRYAILWQITEALRQDLDAVYLGYWIKNCKKMNYKTQYRPIELLINQRWVTLN; encoded by the coding sequence ATGACAGAGCTGGCGCGGTTGAAGTTCTATGCCACTCAGCCCCACGCCTGCAGCTACCTGCCAGACGAGCAGGCGACTACGCTGTTCCTGGACCCCAGCCAACCGATGGACGTGCATGTGTACGCCGACCTCTCGGAAATGGGTTTCCGCCGCAGTGGCGACCACCTGTACCGCCCCCATTGCCAGCACTGCAATGCCTGCGTGCCTGCACGCATCCCGGCCGCGCGCTTCATTCCCAACCGCCAGCAACGGCGCATCCTCAAGCGCAACGCCGACTTGACCGTCACCGCTGCCCGCCCGGCCTTTCGCGAAGAATATTTCGACCTCTACCGGCGCTACATCGAGCAGCGCCACGCCGACGGCGACATGTATCCGCCGAGCCGTGACCAGTTCTCCACCTTCCTGGTGCGCGACCTGCCGTTCTGCTGGTTCTATGAGTTCCGCCTCGAAGGCCGGCTGATGGCCGTGGCCGTGTGCGACCTGCTGCCCAACGGCCTGTCGGCGGTCTACACCTTCTACGAACCGGAAGAAGAACGCCGCAGCCTGGGGCGCTACGCCATCCTCTGGCAGATCACCGAAGCCTTGCGTCAGGACCTGGACGCAGTCTACCTGGGCTACTGGATCAAGAACTGCAAGAAAATGAACTACAAGACCCAGTACCGGCCTATCGAACTGCTGATCAACCAACGGTGGGTTACCCTCAATTGA
- the aat gene encoding leucyl/phenylalanyl-tRNA--protein transferase, with product MLTWLTRDSLTFPPLDKALHDPNGLLAAGGDLTPERLVQAYRHGCFPWYQNGQPILWWSPDPRTVLFPDELHVSRSLAKFIRQGHYQVSFDTDFAAVIAACAAPRDYADGTWITDTMQAAYCELHRRGIAHSVEVRQGSELVGGLYGLAMGQLFFGESMFSRADNASKVGFVALVEHLKAAGFVLIDCQMPTNHLHSLGARAISRASFAEYLARHLDQLNTATWAR from the coding sequence ATGCTTACCTGGCTGACCCGCGACTCCCTGACTTTCCCGCCCCTGGACAAGGCCCTGCACGACCCCAACGGCCTGCTCGCCGCGGGCGGCGACCTGACCCCGGAGCGCCTGGTGCAGGCCTATCGCCATGGCTGCTTCCCCTGGTACCAAAACGGCCAGCCGATCCTCTGGTGGTCACCCGACCCTCGCACCGTCCTGTTCCCGGACGAGCTGCACGTATCTCGCTCGCTGGCCAAGTTCATCCGCCAGGGCCACTACCAGGTCAGCTTCGACACTGACTTCGCCGCGGTCATCGCCGCCTGTGCCGCCCCGCGCGACTATGCCGACGGCACCTGGATCACTGACACCATGCAAGCGGCCTATTGCGAGCTGCACCGGCGCGGCATCGCCCATTCGGTAGAGGTACGCCAGGGTAGCGAGCTGGTCGGCGGCCTGTATGGCCTGGCCATGGGCCAGCTGTTCTTCGGCGAATCGATGTTCAGCCGCGCCGACAATGCCTCCAAGGTAGGCTTCGTCGCCCTGGTCGAGCACCTGAAGGCCGCCGGTTTCGTGCTGATCGACTGCCAGATGCCGACCAATCACCTGCACAGCCTTGGCGCCCGCGCCATCAGCCGCGCCAGCTTCGCCGAGTACCTGGCGCGCCACCTCGACCAGCTCAACACGGCCACTTGGGCGCGCTAG
- a CDS encoding DNA translocase FtsK: MKKSTATPTPLPVPLWRQQLHYRLKEGALIAVGALCLYLWMALLTYDTADPGFSHTSNVDQVQNAAGRAGAYFADILFMVLGYFAYIFPLLLAIKTWQIFRERHQPWEWSGWLFSWRLIGLVFLVLSGAALAHIHFHPPASMPFSAGGALGESLGDLARNLLNVQGSTLMFIALFLFGLTVFTDLSWFKVMDITGKITLDLFELVQGAANRWWEARNERKRLVAQLREVDEPAFDVAPMAAGKREPIKPQPRERINEREEVSARPVVQREPVVPREQPTAPVIMPPAPVKAPEPSKRVMKEKQAPLFVDSAVEGTLPSISILDPAEQKKIEYSPESLAGVGNLLEIKLKEFGVEVSVDSIHPGPVITRYEIQPAAGVKVSRIANLAKDLARSLAVTSVRVVEVIPGKTTVGIEIPNENRQMVRFSEVLSTPQYDEQKSPVTLALGHDIGGKPVITDLAKMPHLLVAGTTGSGKSVGVNAMILSILFKSSPEDARLIMIDPKMLELSIYEGIPHLLCPVVTDMKDAANALRWSVAEMERRYKLMAAMGVRNLAGFNRKIKDAQEAGEVIHDPLYRRESMDDEPPALKTLPTIVVIVDEFADMMMIVGKKVEELIARIAQKARAAGIHLILATQRPSVDVITGLIKANIPTRMAFQVSSKIDSRTIIDQGGAEQLLGHGDMLYMPPGTSLPIRVHGAFVSDDEVHRVVEAWKMRGAPDYNDDILNGVEEAGSGFEGGGGGGGDGDDPEADALYDEAVQFVLESRRASISAVQRKLKIGYNRAARMIEAMEMAGVVTPMNSNGSREVIAPGGPRD, encoded by the coding sequence TTGAAGAAATCCACCGCAACCCCGACCCCCTTGCCCGTGCCCCTGTGGCGCCAGCAGCTGCATTACCGCCTCAAGGAAGGCGCGCTGATCGCTGTCGGCGCCCTGTGCCTGTACCTGTGGATGGCACTGCTGACCTACGACACGGCGGACCCGGGCTTCAGCCACACCAGCAACGTCGACCAGGTGCAGAACGCCGCCGGCCGGGCCGGTGCCTATTTCGCCGATATCCTGTTCATGGTGCTGGGTTACTTCGCCTATATCTTCCCGTTGCTGCTGGCGATCAAGACCTGGCAGATCTTCCGTGAGCGTCACCAGCCCTGGGAATGGAGCGGCTGGCTGTTCTCCTGGCGGCTCATCGGCCTGGTATTCCTGGTGCTGTCGGGCGCGGCCCTGGCCCATATCCATTTCCATCCGCCGGCGAGCATGCCGTTCTCCGCGGGCGGCGCCCTGGGCGAGAGCCTGGGCGACCTGGCGCGCAACCTGCTGAACGTGCAGGGCAGCACCTTGATGTTCATCGCCCTGTTCCTGTTCGGCCTGACGGTGTTCACCGACCTGTCGTGGTTCAAGGTGATGGACATCACCGGCAAGATCACGCTCGATTTGTTCGAGCTGGTGCAGGGCGCGGCCAACCGTTGGTGGGAGGCCCGCAACGAGCGCAAACGCCTGGTGGCGCAGCTGCGCGAGGTGGATGAGCCCGCCTTCGACGTGGCCCCGATGGCCGCCGGGAAGCGCGAGCCAATCAAGCCGCAGCCGCGCGAGCGTATCAACGAGCGTGAGGAAGTGTCCGCCCGCCCGGTGGTACAGCGCGAGCCGGTGGTGCCGCGCGAGCAACCGACGGCACCGGTGATCATGCCGCCCGCCCCGGTCAAGGCGCCGGAGCCGAGCAAACGGGTCATGAAGGAAAAACAAGCGCCGCTGTTCGTCGACAGCGCCGTGGAAGGCACCTTGCCGTCGATTTCCATCCTCGACCCTGCCGAGCAGAAGAAGATCGAGTACTCGCCGGAGTCCCTGGCCGGCGTGGGCAATCTGCTGGAAATCAAGCTCAAGGAGTTTGGTGTCGAAGTTTCGGTGGACTCGATCCACCCGGGCCCGGTGATCACCCGCTACGAGATCCAGCCGGCCGCCGGGGTCAAGGTCAGCCGCATCGCCAACCTGGCCAAGGACCTGGCGCGTTCCCTGGCGGTGACCAGCGTGCGCGTGGTCGAGGTCATCCCTGGCAAGACCACCGTGGGTATCGAGATCCCCAACGAGAACCGGCAGATGGTGCGCTTCTCCGAAGTGCTCTCCACGCCGCAGTACGACGAGCAGAAGTCGCCGGTCACCCTGGCCCTGGGCCATGACATCGGTGGCAAGCCGGTCATCACCGACCTGGCCAAGATGCCGCACCTGTTGGTGGCCGGTACCACCGGTTCCGGTAAGTCGGTGGGTGTGAACGCGATGATCCTGTCGATCCTGTTCAAGTCCAGCCCGGAAGATGCGCGGCTGATCATGATCGACCCGAAGATGCTCGAACTGTCGATCTACGAAGGCATCCCGCACCTGCTGTGTCCGGTGGTCACCGACATGAAGGACGCCGCCAATGCCCTGCGCTGGAGCGTGGCCGAGATGGAGCGGCGCTACAAGCTGATGGCGGCGATGGGCGTGCGTAACCTGGCCGGGTTCAACCGCAAGATCAAGGACGCCCAGGAGGCCGGAGAAGTCATCCACGACCCGCTGTATCGTCGCGAGAGCATGGATGACGAGCCGCCAGCGCTGAAGACGCTGCCGACCATCGTGGTGATCGTCGACGAATTCGCCGACATGATGATGATCGTCGGCAAGAAGGTCGAGGAGCTGATCGCCCGTATCGCCCAGAAGGCCCGTGCCGCCGGTATCCACTTGATCCTCGCCACCCAGCGCCCCTCGGTGGATGTGATCACCGGCCTGATCAAGGCCAACATCCCCACGCGCATGGCGTTCCAGGTGTCGAGCAAGATCGACTCGCGGACCATCATCGACCAGGGCGGTGCCGAGCAACTGCTCGGCCATGGCGACATGCTCTACATGCCGCCGGGCACCAGCCTGCCGATCCGCGTACATGGCGCGTTCGTCTCCGACGACGAGGTCCACCGCGTGGTAGAGGCCTGGAAGATGCGTGGCGCGCCGGACTACAACGACGACATCCTCAATGGCGTCGAGGAGGCCGGCAGCGGCTTCGAGGGCGGCGGTGGCGGTGGTGGCGACGGCGATGACCCGGAGGCCGACGCCCTGTACGACGAAGCCGTGCAGTTCGTGCTGGAAAGCCGCCGGGCGTCGATTTCCGCCGTGCAGCGCAAGCTCAAGATCGGCTACAACCGCGCTGCGCGGATGATCGAGGCGATGGAGATGGCCGGCGTGGTCACCCCCATGAACAGCAACGGCTCGCGGGAAGTGATTGCCCCGGGTGGCCCACGCGATTGA
- the lolA gene encoding outer membrane lipoprotein chaperone LolA — protein sequence MRAIRMLLVSALALGAVSAHADEKDVARLTQLLEKSQTISARFSQLTLDASGTSLQETSGQMSVKRPGLFYWHTDAPQEQVVVSDGQKVTLWDPDLEQATVKKLDVRLNQTPALLLSGDVSKISQSFDITSKEQGEVMDFTLKPKTKDTLFDSLRVSFRRGLINDMQLVDSVGQRTNILFNGVKANEPIPASTFQFKIPEGADVIQE from the coding sequence ATGCGCGCGATTCGCATGCTGTTGGTTTCTGCCCTGGCCCTAGGCGCAGTGTCGGCCCATGCCGACGAGAAGGATGTTGCGCGCCTGACCCAGTTGCTGGAAAAGTCCCAGACCATTTCCGCCCGTTTCTCCCAGCTGACCCTCGATGCCAGCGGCACCAGCCTGCAGGAGACCAGCGGGCAGATGTCGGTCAAGCGCCCAGGCCTGTTCTACTGGCATACCGATGCGCCCCAGGAGCAGGTGGTGGTGTCCGATGGCCAGAAGGTCACCCTGTGGGACCCGGACCTGGAACAGGCCACGGTCAAGAAGCTCGACGTGCGCCTGAACCAGACCCCGGCGCTGCTGCTGTCCGGCGATGTGTCGAAGATCAGCCAGAGCTTCGACATCACCTCCAAGGAGCAGGGCGAAGTCATGGACTTCACCTTGAAGCCCAAGACCAAGGACACCCTGTTCGACTCGTTGCGCGTGTCGTTCCGCCGTGGGCTGATCAACGACATGCAACTGGTCGACAGCGTGGGCCAGCGCACCAATATCCTGTTCAACGGGGTCAAGGCCAACGAGCCTATCCCGGCGAGCACGTTCCAGTTCAAGATTCCGGAAGGCGCTGACGTCATCCAGGAATAA